One genomic region from Mesorhizobium terrae encodes:
- a CDS encoding cytochrome c oxidase assembly protein, with amino-acid sequence MESETTAAEQKKHKANLVVAGSCLAFFGAMIGMAYAAVPLYSMFCKVTGYGGTTQRVTQYSTKVLDRDIIIRFDANTMGVPWEFEPEQRSVTIKLGETTKVAYKATNKFSAPTTGRATFNVQPELAGAYFNKVECFCFTNQTLKAGETVDMPIVFYVDPDILKVPELKDIKTITLSYSMYQVETKQPLAATLNKDAAKTISNTEANLGG; translated from the coding sequence ATGGAGAGCGAGACGACCGCCGCCGAGCAGAAGAAGCACAAGGCCAACCTGGTCGTTGCCGGCTCTTGCCTGGCGTTCTTCGGCGCCATGATCGGCATGGCCTATGCGGCGGTGCCGCTCTATTCGATGTTCTGCAAGGTGACGGGTTACGGCGGCACCACCCAGCGCGTGACGCAATATTCTACCAAGGTCCTTGACCGCGACATCATCATCCGCTTCGACGCCAACACGATGGGCGTGCCGTGGGAGTTCGAGCCGGAGCAGCGCAGTGTCACCATCAAGCTCGGCGAGACGACGAAGGTTGCCTACAAGGCCACCAACAAGTTCAGCGCGCCGACCACTGGTCGCGCCACCTTCAACGTGCAGCCGGAACTGGCGGGCGCCTATTTCAACAAGGTGGAGTGCTTCTGCTTCACGAATCAGACACTGAAGGCCGGCGAGACGGTGGACATGCCGATCGTCTTCTATGTCGATCCGGACATCCTCAAGGTGCCGGAACTGAAGGACATCAAGACCATCACGCTTTCCTATTCCATGTATCAGGTCGAGACGAAGCAGCCGCTCGCCGCGACCCTG
- a CDS encoding heme o synthase: MALVDNSRMEQTTSRMSEATAGDFFALLKPRVMSLVVFTAFVGLMAAPATINPLLAIIAILAIAIGAGASGALNMWYDADIDAVMTRTANRPVPAGRVLPGEALAFGLVLSVLSVMTLGVLINWLSAAMLAFTIFFYAVVYTMWLKRWTPQNIVIGGAAGAIPPVIGWAAATGAVSLESVILFFIIFLWTPPHFWALALFKSGDYERAGIPMMPNVAGEASTRRQIFAYALILAPIGVLPWGLGYTTALYGVVATVLGIGFVWYSWAVLRMPDSDRVMKPAKALFGFSLLYLFAIFAAYLADSIVERALVLGGA, from the coding sequence ATGGCCCTGGTTGACAACTCACGCATGGAGCAGACAACCTCCCGAATGTCGGAAGCGACGGCGGGGGATTTCTTTGCGCTTCTGAAGCCACGCGTGATGTCGCTGGTGGTGTTCACGGCCTTTGTCGGGCTGATGGCCGCGCCGGCGACGATCAACCCGCTGCTCGCCATCATCGCCATTCTGGCGATCGCCATCGGCGCTGGTGCGTCGGGCGCGCTCAACATGTGGTACGACGCCGACATCGACGCTGTAATGACCCGCACGGCCAATCGCCCGGTGCCGGCCGGTCGCGTTCTGCCCGGCGAGGCGCTCGCCTTTGGCCTGGTGCTTTCTGTGCTTTCGGTGATGACGCTGGGCGTGCTGATCAACTGGCTGTCGGCGGCGATGCTCGCCTTCACCATCTTCTTCTACGCGGTCGTATACACGATGTGGCTGAAGCGCTGGACGCCGCAGAACATCGTGATTGGCGGCGCCGCCGGCGCCATCCCGCCGGTGATCGGCTGGGCGGCCGCGACGGGTGCGGTGAGCCTCGAAAGCGTGATCCTGTTCTTCATCATCTTCCTGTGGACGCCGCCGCATTTCTGGGCGCTCGCGCTGTTCAAGTCGGGCGACTATGAACGCGCCGGCATTCCGATGATGCCGAATGTCGCCGGCGAGGCTTCCACGCGCCGCCAGATCTTCGCCTATGCGCTGATTCTGGCGCCGATCGGCGTGTTGCCCTGGGGGCTCGGCTACACCACCGCCCTCTACGGCGTGGTGGCGACCGTGCTTGGCATCGGCTTCGTCTGGTATTCCTGGGCGGTGCTGCGCATGCCCGACAGCGACCGCGTCATGAAGCCCGCCAAGGCGCTGTTCGGCTTCTCGCTGCTTTATCTGTTTGCCATCTTTGCTGCCTACCTTGCCGACAGCATCGTCGAGCGGGCACTGGTTCTTGGTGGAGCATGA
- the ctaD gene encoding cytochrome c oxidase subunit I, with protein MAQAAAHDDHDHKPKGWVRWVYSTNHKDIGTLYLIFAIMAGIVGGFLSIMMRWELAEPGIQIFPGLASMVYGVTGDAALDAGKSMFNAFTTAHALVMIFFMVMPALIGGFANWMVPIMIGAPDMAFPRMNNISFWLLPPAFILLITSMFVPSAPGAYGVGGGWTIYPPLSTSGQPGPAMDLAILSIHIAGASSILGAINFITTIFNMRAPGMTLHKMPLFAWSVLVTAFLLLLSLPVLAGAITMLLTDRNFGTSFFVPENGGDPILFQHLFWFFGHPEVYILILPGFGIVSHIVSTFSKKPVFGYLGMAYAMVAIGAVGFVVWAHHMYTTGISLNTQRYFVFATMVIAVPTGIKIFSWIATMWGGSISFRTPMLWAVGFIFLFTVGGVTGVQLANAGLDRSLQDTYYVVAHFHYVLSLGAVFAIFAGWYYWFPKMTGYMYSPAIANSHFWIMFIGVNLVFFPQHFLGLAGMPRRYIDYPDAFAGWNYVSSIGSYISGVSVLIFLYGVFEAFRKKRVAGANPWGEGATTLEWQLPSPPPYHQWEQLPKIK; from the coding sequence ATGGCGCAGGCAGCGGCTCACGACGATCACGACCACAAGCCGAAGGGCTGGGTGCGCTGGGTCTATTCGACCAACCACAAGGATATCGGTACGCTGTACCTGATCTTCGCGATCATGGCCGGCATCGTCGGCGGCTTCCTGTCGATCATGATGCGCTGGGAGCTTGCCGAGCCGGGTATCCAGATTTTCCCGGGCCTCGCCTCGATGGTCTACGGTGTCACCGGCGATGCCGCGCTCGACGCCGGCAAGTCGATGTTCAACGCCTTCACCACCGCGCACGCCCTGGTCATGATCTTCTTCATGGTCATGCCGGCGCTGATCGGCGGCTTCGCCAACTGGATGGTGCCGATCATGATCGGCGCGCCGGACATGGCGTTCCCGCGCATGAACAACATCTCCTTCTGGCTGCTGCCGCCGGCCTTCATCTTGCTCATCACCTCGATGTTCGTGCCGAGCGCTCCCGGCGCCTACGGCGTCGGTGGCGGCTGGACGATCTATCCGCCGCTTTCGACATCCGGCCAGCCGGGGCCAGCAATGGATCTGGCGATCTTGTCGATCCACATCGCCGGTGCCTCGTCGATCCTCGGTGCGATCAATTTCATCACCACCATCTTCAACATGCGCGCGCCTGGCATGACGCTGCACAAGATGCCGCTGTTTGCCTGGTCGGTGCTGGTCACCGCCTTCCTGCTCTTGTTGTCGCTGCCGGTTCTGGCGGGCGCCATCACCATGCTGCTCACCGACCGTAATTTCGGCACCTCCTTCTTCGTGCCCGAGAATGGCGGCGACCCGATCCTGTTCCAGCACCTGTTCTGGTTCTTCGGTCACCCGGAAGTGTACATCCTGATCCTGCCGGGCTTCGGCATCGTCAGCCACATCGTGTCGACCTTCTCGAAGAAGCCGGTGTTCGGCTATCTCGGCATGGCCTACGCCATGGTCGCGATCGGCGCCGTCGGCTTCGTCGTGTGGGCACACCACATGTACACCACCGGTATCTCGCTCAACACGCAGCGCTATTTCGTGTTCGCCACGATGGTCATCGCGGTGCCGACTGGCATCAAGATCTTTTCGTGGATCGCCACCATGTGGGGCGGCTCGATCTCCTTCCGCACGCCGATGCTGTGGGCTGTGGGCTTCATCTTCCTGTTCACGGTCGGTGGCGTGACGGGCGTCCAGCTCGCCAATGCCGGTCTCGACCGTTCGCTGCAGGACACCTACTACGTCGTCGCGCACTTCCACTACGTGCTGTCGCTCGGCGCCGTGTTCGCCATCTTCGCCGGCTGGTACTACTGGTTCCCGAAGATGACCGGCTACATGTATTCGCCGGCGATCGCCAACAGCCACTTCTGGATCATGTTCATCGGCGTCAATCTGGTGTTCTTCCCGCAGCACTTCCTCGGCCTGGCGGGCATGCCGCGCCGCTACATTGACTATCCGGACGCGTTCGCCGGCTGGAACTATGTTTCGTCGATCGGCTCCTACATCTCCGGCGTCAGCGTTCTGATCTTCCTCTACGGCGTCTTCGAGGCGTTCCGTAAGAAGCGCGTCGCGGGTGCCAATCCGTGGGGCGAGGGTGCCACGACGCTGGAATGGCAGCTGCCTTCGCCGCCGCCCTACCATCAGTGGGAACAGCTGCCCAAGATCAAGTAA
- the coxB gene encoding cytochrome c oxidase subunit II, which yields MKKFLAGAGAASMVFAGSVAHAAQPQPWEMTFQPAATAIMSQITWFERYTLWFIVPVTLFVLFLLGWCILKFRASVNPVPSKTSHNTAIEVAWTLGPVLILLAIAIPSFQLLTAQYTPPEEPKLTVKATGNQWNWDYEYQIDKPLSFNSAILADADRAGLGKEDKTKYPRLLAVDHELVVPVGVVVRVLVVGSDVIHSYAVPAFGIKVDAVPGRANETWFKAEKEGLYYGQCSELCGKDHAFMPIAVRVVSEQQYETWLAAARTDLPGANKALMAQVDGTNKVASAGN from the coding sequence ATGAAGAAGTTTCTTGCAGGCGCTGGCGCCGCATCCATGGTTTTCGCCGGGTCTGTCGCCCATGCCGCGCAGCCCCAGCCGTGGGAGATGACGTTCCAGCCGGCGGCAACCGCTATCATGAGCCAGATCACCTGGTTCGAGCGTTATACGCTGTGGTTCATCGTGCCGGTTACGCTGTTCGTGCTCTTCCTCCTGGGCTGGTGCATCCTGAAGTTCCGCGCCAGCGTGAACCCGGTGCCGTCCAAGACCAGCCACAACACGGCGATCGAGGTTGCCTGGACGCTTGGCCCGGTCCTGATCCTTCTGGCCATCGCCATCCCGTCCTTCCAGCTGCTCACCGCCCAGTACACCCCGCCGGAAGAGCCGAAGCTCACGGTGAAGGCGACCGGCAACCAGTGGAACTGGGACTACGAATACCAGATCGACAAGCCGCTCTCCTTCAACTCGGCGATCCTGGCGGACGCCGATCGCGCCGGCCTCGGCAAGGAAGACAAGACCAAATATCCGCGCCTGCTTGCGGTTGACCACGAGCTGGTCGTGCCGGTCGGTGTCGTCGTGCGCGTGCTCGTCGTCGGTTCCGACGTGATCCACTCCTATGCGGTGCCGGCTTTCGGGATCAAGGTTGACGCCGTGCCCGGTCGCGCCAACGAGACCTGGTTCAAGGCCGAGAAGGAAGGCCTCTATTACGGCCAGTGCTCGGAACTGTGCGGCAAGGACCATGCCTTCATGCCGATCGCCGTGCGCGTCGTCTCGGAACAGCAGTATGAAACCTGGCTCGCTGCGGCCAGGACCGATCTGCCGGGTGCCAACAAGGCACTGATGGCTCAGGTCGATGGTACCAACAAGGTTGCGTCCGCCGGCAACTAA
- a CDS encoding invasion associated locus B family protein, with translation MNSWVSRTLAKVIFLAALAGAGQAMAAAQQPSGTVKSTHGAWSIICDTPAGATSEQCVMMQNVVAEDRPEMGLSVVVLRTADNKAEILRVLAPLGVLLPNGLGLNVDGKDIGRAYFVRCFQDGCYAEVILEKPLLDTLKSGKAATFIVFQTPEEGIGIPVDLKGFADGFSALP, from the coding sequence ATGAACTCTTGGGTTTCGAGAACCTTGGCGAAGGTCATCTTTCTCGCCGCCCTCGCCGGTGCCGGACAGGCGATGGCCGCCGCCCAGCAACCGAGCGGCACGGTGAAGTCCACGCACGGCGCATGGTCGATCATCTGCGACACGCCGGCGGGCGCCACGTCCGAGCAATGCGTGATGATGCAGAACGTCGTCGCCGAAGACCGTCCCGAGATGGGGCTTTCGGTGGTCGTGCTGCGCACCGCTGACAACAAGGCTGAGATCCTGCGCGTGCTGGCGCCGCTCGGCGTGCTCCTGCCCAACGGCCTCGGCCTCAATGTCGACGGCAAGGATATCGGCCGCGCCTATTTCGTGCGCTGCTTCCAGGATGGCTGCTATGCCGAAGTGATCCTCGAAAAGCCGTTGCTCGACACGCTGAAGAGCGGCAAGGCCGCCACCTTCATCGTCTTCCAGACGCCGGAGGAAGGCATCGGCATCCCGGTCGACCTCAAAGGCTTTGCCGACGGCTTCTCCGCCCTGCCGTGA
- the tldD gene encoding metalloprotease TldD — protein sequence MKNLLTQFDISDDRLRKIVAETINGADDGELYLEYSESEALMFDNGRLKTANFNTDQGFGLRVVAGEASGYAHAGDLSEAALLRAASAVSTVKAGYSGTLAEAPPRTNRRLYGDENPIPSPGFEAKAKLLQEIDAWTRAEDPRVRQVTAALAASWQHVEILRADGQLVRDIRPLVRLNISVMVGDGDRQETGSYGMGGRTGFGEFLLEHSWKHAAKEALRQALVNLEAVPAPAGTFDIVLSSGWPGVMLHEAVGHGLEGDFNRKKTSAFAGLMGQQVAAKGVTVVDDGTIAERRGSLTVDDEGTPTNRTVLIEDGKLVGYMQDRQNARLMGMAATGNGRRESYAHQPMPRMTNTYMTAGDYTPDEIIASVKNGIYAVSFGGGQVDITSGKFVFGCTEAYMIEDGKVTRPIKGAMLIGNGPDAMHRVTMVGNDMKLDTGIGMCGKAGQGVPVGVGQPHLRMNQITVGGTQV from the coding sequence ATGAAAAACCTCCTGACCCAATTCGACATCTCCGACGATCGCCTGCGCAAGATTGTCGCCGAGACGATCAACGGCGCCGACGATGGCGAGCTCTATCTCGAATACAGCGAGAGCGAGGCGCTGATGTTCGACAACGGCCGCCTGAAGACGGCCAACTTCAACACCGACCAGGGTTTTGGATTGCGCGTCGTCGCCGGTGAGGCGAGCGGTTATGCCCATGCGGGCGACCTGTCGGAAGCAGCGCTGCTGCGCGCCGCCAGCGCGGTCTCCACCGTCAAGGCCGGCTATTCCGGCACGCTGGCCGAAGCGCCACCGCGCACCAACCGCCGTCTCTACGGCGATGAAAACCCGATCCCCTCGCCCGGCTTCGAGGCCAAGGCCAAGCTGCTGCAGGAAATCGACGCCTGGACACGAGCCGAAGACCCGCGCGTTCGGCAGGTTACGGCCGCACTCGCCGCTTCCTGGCAGCATGTCGAGATCCTGCGCGCCGACGGCCAGCTGGTGCGCGACATCCGCCCGCTGGTGCGCCTCAACATCTCCGTCATGGTCGGCGACGGCGACCGCCAGGAAACCGGCTCCTACGGCATGGGTGGCCGCACCGGCTTCGGCGAATTCCTGCTCGAGCACTCCTGGAAACACGCCGCCAAGGAAGCGCTGCGCCAGGCACTGGTCAATCTCGAGGCGGTTCCGGCGCCGGCCGGCACCTTCGACATCGTGCTTTCCTCGGGCTGGCCGGGCGTCATGCTGCATGAAGCGGTCGGCCACGGGCTGGAGGGCGACTTCAACCGCAAGAAGACCTCGGCCTTCGCAGGCCTGATGGGCCAGCAGGTCGCCGCCAAGGGCGTGACCGTGGTCGACGACGGCACCATCGCCGAGCGGCGCGGCTCGCTCACCGTCGATGACGAGGGCACGCCCACCAACCGCACCGTGCTGATCGAGGACGGCAAGCTGGTCGGCTACATGCAGGACCGCCAGAACGCCCGCCTGATGGGCATGGCCGCCACCGGCAACGGACGGCGCGAATCCTACGCCCACCAGCCGATGCCGCGCATGACCAACACCTACATGACCGCCGGCGACTACACGCCGGACGAGATCATCGCCTCGGTGAAGAACGGTATCTACGCCGTCTCCTTCGGCGGCGGCCAGGTCGACATCACGTCGGGCAAGTTCGTGTTCGGCTGCACCGAGGCTTACATGATTGAGGACGGCAAGGTGACGCGGCCGATCAAGGGCGCCATGCTGATCGGCAATGGGCCGGATGCCATGCACCGCGTCACCATGGTCGGCAACGACATGAAACTCGACACCGGCATCGGCATGTGCGGCAAGGCCGGCCAGGGCGTGCCGGTCGGCGTCGGCCAACCTCATCTGAGGATGAACCAGATCACGGTCGGCGGCACGCAGGTCTGA
- a CDS encoding NAD-dependent deacylase: MPAYKSIVILTGAGISAESGVDTFRDKDGIWSKVDYRDVATPEGFVRDAARVHDFYNQRRRGMKGVRPNAAHTALARLEREFSGAFLLVTQNIDDLHERAGSASLVHMHGELGKALCQACEQSSPWEKDMSVLSQCPACGSIGYLRPDVVWFGEMPYQMERIGTALAQCDLFVSIGTSGNVYPAAGFVGEARFSGARTVELNLEPSDGHSSFDEAILGKATEIVPAFVERLLSGR, from the coding sequence ATGCCCGCATACAAATCCATCGTCATCCTGACCGGCGCCGGCATTTCGGCGGAATCGGGCGTCGACACGTTCCGCGACAAGGACGGTATCTGGTCGAAGGTCGACTATCGCGATGTGGCGACGCCCGAGGGCTTCGTCCGCGATGCCGCGCGGGTGCACGACTTCTACAACCAGCGGCGGCGCGGCATGAAAGGCGTCAGGCCGAATGCCGCGCATACGGCACTGGCGAGGCTAGAGCGAGAGTTTAGCGGCGCGTTCCTGCTCGTCACGCAGAATATCGACGACCTGCACGAACGCGCCGGTTCGGCCAGCCTCGTCCACATGCATGGCGAGCTCGGCAAGGCGCTGTGCCAGGCCTGCGAACAGAGTTCTCCCTGGGAAAAGGACATGTCGGTTCTGTCGCAATGCCCGGCCTGCGGCAGCATCGGCTACCTCAGGCCCGACGTGGTCTGGTTCGGCGAGATGCCCTATCAGATGGAGCGCATCGGCACCGCGCTTGCCCAATGCGACCTGTTCGTCTCGATCGGCACCAGCGGCAATGTCTATCCGGCCGCCGGTTTCGTCGGGGAGGCACGCTTTTCCGGCGCCCGAACCGTCGAGCTCAACCTCGAACCCTCGGACGGGCATTCCAGCTTCGACGAGGCCATCCTCGGCAAGGCGACAGAGATCGTGCCGGCCTTTGTCGAGCGTCTGCTTTCAGGCCGCTGA
- a CDS encoding class I SAM-dependent RNA methyltransferase, whose translation MTARFEIARLGAQGDGVVDIGGGHLFIPFTLPGEVVTAAREKDRAQLLAVLEPSPERIAPVCRHFTECGGCAIQHLEAGAYHAWKRSLVVHALKAKGIDAPVGDLVACAPHSRRRAAFTARNTETGLHLGYNRAFSNVLVDIEECPVLLPVIVEAAGVLRHLAGIVANTSKPFRFLVTATASGFDVAAADCGKPTEAIRRAATDFVLKAGIARLSIDGEIIVEAVKPTLTFGTATVMPPPGAFVQAVAEAEAAMAGLVIGHVRKAKKVADLFSGCGTFALRLAANAEVHAVESDGPALAALDRGFRFAGGLKRVTTERRDLDRRPLTFKELAAYDAVVFDPPRAGAEDQSKQIARSDVPLVAAVSCNPVTLARDLRILIDGGYQLKSVTPIDQFLWSPHVEAVVLLEKPKRRR comes from the coding sequence ATGACGGCACGGTTCGAAATAGCCCGGCTGGGCGCGCAGGGCGATGGCGTCGTCGACATCGGCGGCGGCCATCTCTTCATCCCCTTCACGCTGCCCGGCGAAGTGGTGACGGCCGCGCGCGAGAAGGACCGGGCGCAACTGCTCGCCGTACTCGAACCGTCGCCCGAGCGCATCGCGCCTGTCTGCCGCCATTTCACCGAATGCGGTGGTTGCGCCATCCAGCATCTCGAGGCGGGCGCCTATCATGCCTGGAAGCGGAGCCTTGTGGTTCATGCCCTGAAGGCGAAGGGTATCGACGCGCCGGTGGGCGACCTCGTCGCCTGCGCGCCGCACAGCCGGCGCCGCGCCGCCTTCACCGCGCGCAACACCGAGACCGGGCTACACCTGGGCTACAACCGCGCCTTCTCCAACGTGCTTGTCGACATCGAGGAATGCCCGGTTCTGCTGCCAGTCATTGTCGAGGCCGCGGGTGTGCTGCGCCATCTGGCCGGCATCGTCGCCAACACCTCGAAGCCGTTTCGCTTCCTGGTCACTGCCACCGCGTCTGGTTTCGATGTCGCCGCCGCCGATTGCGGCAAGCCGACCGAAGCGATCCGCCGCGCCGCCACCGATTTCGTTCTCAAGGCCGGCATCGCCAGGCTCTCCATCGACGGCGAGATCATCGTCGAGGCGGTGAAGCCGACGTTGACCTTCGGCACCGCGACCGTAATGCCGCCGCCGGGCGCGTTCGTGCAGGCGGTGGCCGAGGCGGAGGCGGCGATGGCGGGGCTTGTCATCGGCCATGTGCGCAAGGCGAAGAAGGTCGCCGATCTTTTTTCGGGATGCGGCACCTTCGCGCTGAGGCTGGCGGCCAATGCCGAGGTCCATGCGGTGGAAAGCGACGGACCGGCTCTGGCCGCGCTCGACCGCGGTTTCCGTTTTGCCGGCGGCCTGAAGCGGGTGACGACCGAGCGCCGCGATCTCGATCGCCGGCCGCTGACCTTCAAGGAGCTGGCCGCCTACGATGCCGTCGTGTTCGATCCGCCGCGTGCCGGCGCAGAGGACCAGTCCAAGCAGATCGCCCGTTCGGATGTGCCGCTAGTGGCCGCCGTCTCATGCAATCCCGTCACCCTGGCGCGCGACCTGCGCATCCTGATCGACGGCGGCTATCAATTGAAAAGCGTGACGCCGATCGACCAGTTCCTGTGGTCGCCGCATGTCGAGGCGGTCGTGCTGCTGGAGAAGCCCAAACGGCGCCGCTGA
- a CDS encoding TlyA family RNA methyltransferase, producing MRSHQPASQRQRLDDLLVVKGLFASRSRARDAVERGAVAVDGAVVTKPGQGVSPGAQLTVDDPARGYVSRAALKLIAGLDHFALDPSGREALDIGASTGGFTQVLLERGAVHVTAIDVGHGQMHASIGGDPRVTAIEGLNARALDEADLGERLPEFVVSDVSFISLKLALPPALELARPGSHALLLVKPQFEAGREAIGKGGLLKNPADAEIVAAALREWLDGLAGWRALGLCPSPIEGGDGNREFLLAGVKDR from the coding sequence ATGCGTTCCCACCAGCCAGCCAGCCAGCGCCAGCGGCTCGACGATCTTCTCGTCGTGAAGGGCCTGTTCGCCAGCCGCTCACGCGCCCGCGACGCTGTCGAGCGTGGCGCCGTCGCGGTCGACGGTGCGGTGGTGACGAAGCCCGGACAGGGCGTCTCGCCCGGGGCGCAACTGACGGTGGACGACCCGGCGCGCGGCTATGTCTCGCGTGCCGCGCTGAAGCTGATCGCCGGGCTCGACCATTTCGCTCTCGATCCGAGCGGCCGCGAGGCGCTCGATATCGGCGCCTCCACCGGCGGCTTCACGCAGGTGCTGTTGGAACGCGGTGCCGTCCATGTCACGGCGATCGATGTCGGCCATGGCCAGATGCACGCCTCGATCGGAGGGGACCCGCGCGTCACCGCGATCGAGGGATTGAACGCACGCGCGCTCGACGAGGCAGATCTTGGCGAACGGCTGCCGGAATTCGTCGTCTCCGACGTCTCCTTCATCTCGCTGAAGCTGGCGCTGCCGCCGGCGCTTGAGCTGGCGAGGCCCGGCAGTCATGCCCTGCTTCTGGTCAAGCCGCAGTTCGAGGCCGGGCGCGAGGCGATCGGCAAGGGCGGCCTGCTGAAGAACCCGGCGGACGCCGAAATCGTCGCCGCCGCCTTGCGCGAGTGGCTGGACGGCCTTGCCGGCTGGCGCGCGCTCGGCCTGTGCCCGTCGCCGATCGAGGGTGGCGACGGCAACCGTGAATTCCTTTTGGCCGGAGTGAAAGACCGATGA
- the dxs gene encoding 1-deoxy-D-xylulose-5-phosphate synthase, with protein MTARPKTPLLDKVRIPADLRTLSESELPQLADELRVELIDAVSQTGGHLGAGLGVVELTVALHYVFDTPNDRVIWDVGHQAYPHKILTGRRDRIRTLRQENGLSGFTKRGESEYDPFGAAHSSTSISAGLGMAVARDLSGGKNNVIAVIGDGAMSAGMAFEALNNAGALDARLIVILNDNDMSIAPPTGAMSAYLARLGSGKTYLGLRDFGKKLTSYLGKRADRAITRAVEHARGYVTGGTLFEELGFFHIGPIDGHNLEHLIPVLKNVRDNGKGPVLIHVVTQKGKGYAPAEAASDKYHGVNRFDVITGAQAKAPANAPTYTNVFAESLIREACEDERIVAVTAAMPTGTGLDLFGEVFPNRTFDVGIAEQHAVTFAAGLATEGYKPFAAIYSTFLQRAYDQVVHDVAIQKLPVRFPIDRAGFVGADGPTHCGAFDTTFLASLPDFVVMAASDEVELRHMVRTAAEYDEGPISFRYPRGNGVGIDMPERGSPLEIGKGRIVREGTKVALLSFGTRLQDCLAAADELNAAGLSTTVADARFAKPLDHDLIRRLARSHQILVTVEEGAIGGFATQVLHFLAHEGLLEGGLKVRPLVLPDVFTDHAKPEKMYVDAGLDSTGIVRTVFSALGHASSAQRA; from the coding sequence GTGACCGCCAGACCCAAAACACCGCTCCTCGACAAGGTCCGCATTCCGGCGGATCTGAGGACGCTCTCCGAGAGCGAGCTGCCGCAGCTGGCCGATGAATTGCGCGTCGAGCTGATCGACGCCGTCTCGCAGACCGGAGGTCATCTCGGAGCCGGTCTCGGCGTCGTCGAACTGACGGTGGCGCTGCACTACGTCTTCGACACGCCGAACGACCGCGTGATCTGGGATGTCGGCCATCAAGCCTATCCGCACAAGATACTGACCGGCCGGCGTGACCGCATCCGCACCCTGCGCCAGGAAAACGGTCTTTCCGGTTTCACCAAGCGCGGCGAAAGCGAATATGACCCGTTCGGCGCCGCCCATTCCTCGACCTCGATCTCGGCCGGCCTCGGCATGGCCGTGGCGCGCGATCTCTCCGGCGGCAAGAACAACGTCATCGCCGTCATCGGCGACGGCGCGATGTCGGCGGGCATGGCCTTCGAGGCGCTGAACAATGCCGGTGCGCTCGACGCCCGCCTGATCGTCATCCTCAACGACAACGACATGTCGATCGCTCCGCCGACCGGCGCGATGAGCGCCTATCTGGCGAGGCTCGGCTCCGGCAAGACCTATCTCGGCCTGCGCGACTTCGGCAAGAAGCTGACATCCTATCTCGGCAAGCGGGCCGACCGCGCCATCACCCGCGCCGTCGAACATGCGCGCGGCTATGTCACCGGCGGTACGCTGTTCGAGGAGCTCGGCTTCTTCCACATCGGTCCGATCGACGGGCACAATCTCGAACACCTGATCCCGGTGCTGAAGAATGTGCGCGACAACGGCAAGGGCCCGGTGCTGATCCATGTTGTGACGCAAAAGGGCAAGGGCTACGCGCCCGCCGAGGCGGCGTCCGACAAATATCACGGCGTCAACCGTTTCGACGTCATCACTGGCGCGCAGGCCAAGGCGCCGGCCAATGCGCCGACCTACACCAACGTGTTCGCCGAAAGCCTGATCCGCGAGGCCTGCGAGGACGAGCGCATCGTTGCCGTCACCGCCGCCATGCCGACTGGCACCGGGCTCGATCTGTTTGGCGAGGTCTTCCCGAACCGCACCTTCGACGTCGGCATTGCCGAGCAGCATGCGGTGACCTTCGCCGCCGGTCTCGCCACCGAGGGCTACAAGCCGTTCGCGGCGATCTATTCGACCTTCCTGCAGCGCGCCTATGATCAGGTCGTGCACGATGTGGCGATCCAGAAACTGCCGGTGCGTTTCCCCATCGACCGCGCCGGTTTCGTCGGCGCCGACGGGCCGACCCATTGCGGTGCCTTCGACACCACCTTCCTCGCCTCGCTGCCGGATTTCGTCGTCATGGCGGCGAGCGACGAGGTCGAGCTTCGTCATATGGTGCGCACCGCCGCCGAGTATGACGAGGGTCCGATCTCTTTCCGCTATCCGCGGGGCAATGGCGTCGGCATCGACATGCCCGAGCGCGGTTCGCCGCTCGAGATCGGCAAGGGCCGCATCGTGCGCGAAGGCACCAAGGTGGCGCTGCTGTCCTTCGGCACGCGCCTGCAGGATTGCCTTGCCGCCGCCGACGAACTGAACGCCGCCGGCCTTTCTACGACGGTGGCCGACGCGCGCTTCGCCAAGCCGCTCGACCACGATCTGATCCGCCGGCTGGCGCGCTCGCACCAGATACTGGTGACGGTGGAGGAGGGCGCCATCGGTGGCTTCGCCACGCAGGTGCTGCATTTCCTCGCCCATGAGGGCCTTTTGGAAGGCGGCCTCAAGGTGCGCCCGCTGGTGTTGCCGGACGTCTTCACCGACCATGCCAAGCCGGAGAAGATGTATGTCGATGCCGGGCTGGATTCGACCGGCATCGTGCGGACCGTGTTTTCAGCACTTGGCCACGCGAGCAGCGCGCAGCGCGCCTGA